A genomic region of Taeniopygia guttata chromosome 28, bTaeGut7.mat, whole genome shotgun sequence contains the following coding sequences:
- the NR2C2AP gene encoding nuclear receptor 2C2-associated protein isoform X2 codes for MCVRGQAPGRRGDGDGDGDGDGDGDEEGAAAPQLSPGLFSPVTELRRPRRGRRDSAGSDAPGVPGVCPHGHAGELRAEPGREALREAEPVRWQRGDLLELGPGCRTGEELVKISELYPQDSHAMQRFQVEETVLDKLKITFGSSTDFFGRVVVYHLGVLGERL; via the exons ATGTGTGTGCGGGGCCAAGCcccggggcggcgcggggacggggacggggacggggatggggacggggacggggacgaGGAGGGGGCGGCGGCTCCGCAGCTCTCGCCGGGTTTATTTTCGCCGGTGACCGAGCTGAGGCGGCCTCGGCGCGGCCGCCGTGACTCAGCCG GCAGCGATGCCCCTGGAGTCCCTGGTGTGTGCCCGCACGGCCACGCG ggTGAGCTCCGTGCTGAACCGGGACGTGAAGCACTTCGGGAAGCAGAACCTGTTCGATGGCAGCGAGGAGACCTGCTGGAACTCGGGCCAG gctgcagaaCAGGAGAGGAGCTGGTGAAAATCTCGGAGCTGTACCCGCAGGACAGCCACGCCA tgcagaggttCCAGGTGGAGGAGACGGTGCTGGACAAGCTGAAGATCACCTTTGGGAGCAGCACAGATTTCTTTGGGAGGGTGGTGGTTTAtcacctgggggtgctgggggagaGGCTCTAG
- the NR2C2AP gene encoding nuclear receptor 2C2-associated protein isoform X1, with protein sequence MCVRGQAPGRRGDGDGDGDGDGDGDEEGAAAPQLSPGLFSPVTELRRPRRGRRDSAGSDAPGVPGVCPHGHAGTAQWVTLDFPSPVRVSQLHIQFQGGFSSRLCTLEGCRTGEELVKISELYPQDSHAMQRFQVEETVLDKLKITFGSSTDFFGRVVVYHLGVLGERL encoded by the exons ATGTGTGTGCGGGGCCAAGCcccggggcggcgcggggacggggacggggacggggatggggacggggacggggacgaGGAGGGGGCGGCGGCTCCGCAGCTCTCGCCGGGTTTATTTTCGCCGGTGACCGAGCTGAGGCGGCCTCGGCGCGGCCGCCGTGACTCAGCCG GCAGCGATGCCCCTGGAGTCCCTGGTGTGTGCCCGCACGGCCACGCG ggcaCAGCCCAGTGGGTCACCCTGGATTTCCCCAGCCCGGTCAGGGTCTCGCAGCTCCACATCCAGTTCCAGGGGGGATTCTCCAGCCGGCTGTGCACGCTGGAAG gctgcagaaCAGGAGAGGAGCTGGTGAAAATCTCGGAGCTGTACCCGCAGGACAGCCACGCCA tgcagaggttCCAGGTGGAGGAGACGGTGCTGGACAAGCTGAAGATCACCTTTGGGAGCAGCACAGATTTCTTTGGGAGGGTGGTGGTTTAtcacctgggggtgctgggggagaGGCTCTAG
- the NR2C2AP gene encoding nuclear receptor 2C2-associated protein isoform X3: protein MPLESLVCARTATRVSSVLNRDVKHFGKQNLFDGSEETCWNSGQGTAQWVTLDFPSPVRVSQLHIQFQGGFSSRLCTLEGCRTGEELVKISELYPQDSHAMQRFQVEETVLDKLKITFGSSTDFFGRVVVYHLGVLGERL from the exons ATGCCCCTGGAGTCCCTGGTGTGTGCCCGCACGGCCACGCG ggTGAGCTCCGTGCTGAACCGGGACGTGAAGCACTTCGGGAAGCAGAACCTGTTCGATGGCAGCGAGGAGACCTGCTGGAACTCGGGCCAG ggcaCAGCCCAGTGGGTCACCCTGGATTTCCCCAGCCCGGTCAGGGTCTCGCAGCTCCACATCCAGTTCCAGGGGGGATTCTCCAGCCGGCTGTGCACGCTGGAAG gctgcagaaCAGGAGAGGAGCTGGTGAAAATCTCGGAGCTGTACCCGCAGGACAGCCACGCCA tgcagaggttCCAGGTGGAGGAGACGGTGCTGGACAAGCTGAAGATCACCTTTGGGAGCAGCACAGATTTCTTTGGGAGGGTGGTGGTTTAtcacctgggggtgctgggggagaGGCTCTAG
- the RFXANK gene encoding DNA-binding protein RFXANK isoform X3: MGNGNGIRGRDWDWERIWNGNGPLKEPSGTPLEPGTPRNRVGKGGKERRGGMGDAACPQQDGDPALPEAGDGGAGTPRNSSAAPGDSQSPGEALDGFPLKHSNTLTNRQRGNEVSALPATLDTLSIHQLAAQGELIQLKEHLRKGENLVNKPDERGFTPLIWAAAFGEIETVRHLLEWGADPHALAKERESALALASMGGYTDIVTLLLDRDVDINTYDWNGGTPLLYAVRGNHVKCVEALLACGADLTEEADSGYTPMDLAVALGHKKAGDREPHPEAVPEQEEEEMKRQLQTRRNPGISALMDPGLPTAAAHKIQGRSFQPWLGSAAPCLLSEVKSNCN; the protein is encoded by the exons AtggggaacgggaacgggatcCGGGGacgggattgggattgggaacGGATCTGGAATGGGAACGGACCG CTGAAGGAGCCGTCGGGGACCCCCCTGGAGCCCGGGACCCCCCGGAATCGGGTGGGAAAAGGTGGAAAAGAGCGAAGAGGCGGCATGGGGGACGCGGCGTGTCCCCAGCAGGACGGGGACCCGGCGCTCCCGGAGGCGGGGGACG GTGGAGCCGGGACCCCCCGGAATTCCTCGGCTGCTCCCGGGGATTCCCAGAGCCCCGGCGAGGCCCTGGACG GTTTCCCCCTGAAGCATtccaacaccctgaccaacaggcAGCGAGGCAACGAGGTGTCAGCGCTGCCGGCCACGCTGGACA CGCTGTCCATCCACCAGCTGGCTGCCCAGGGGGAGCTCATCCAGCTGAAGGAGCACCTGAGGAAAG GTGAGAATTTGGTGAACAAACCCGACGAGAGAGGCTTCACCCCCCTGATCTGGGCTGCGGCTTTCGGGGAGATCGAGACCGTGCGGCACCTCCTGGAGTGG ggcgcGGACCCCCACGCGCTGGCCAAGGAGCGGGAGAGCGCGCTGGCCCTGGCCAGCATGGGCGGCTACACCGACATCGTCACCCTGCTGCTGGACAGGGACGTGGACATCAACACCTACGACTGG AACGGGGGCACCCCCCTGCTCTACGCCGTGCGCGGGAACCACGTCAAGTGCGTCGAGGCTCTCCTGG CTTGCGGCGCTGACCTGACCGAGGAGGCGGATTCGGGGTACACCCCCATGGACCTGGCCGTGGCCCTGGGACACAAGAAAG CAGGTGATCGAGAACCACATCCTGAAGCTGTTCCggaacaagaagaagaagaaatgaagCGGCAGCTCCAGACACGGAGAAATCCAGGAATTTCTGCTTTAATGGATCCCGGCCTCCCCACGGCCGCCGCGCACAAAATCCAGGGACgctccttccagccctggctgggctcagctgccccGTGTTTGCTGTCAGAAGTAAAATCTAATTGCAATTAA
- the RFXANK gene encoding DNA-binding protein RFXANK isoform 1 (isoform 1 is encoded by transcript variant 1), giving the protein MGDAACPQQDGDPALPEAGDGGAGTPRNSSAAPGDSQSPGEALDGFPLKHSNTLTNRQRGNEVSALPATLDTLSIHQLAAQGELIQLKEHLRKGENLVNKPDERGFTPLIWAAAFGEIETVRHLLEWGADPHALAKERESALALASMGGYTDIVTLLLDRDVDINTYDWNGGTPLLYAVRGNHVKCVEALLACGADLTEEADSGYTPMDLAVALGHKKAGDREPHPEAVPEQEEEEMKRQLQTRRNPGISALMDPGLPTAAAHKIQGRSFQPWLGSAAPCLLSEVKSNCN; this is encoded by the exons ATGGGGGACGCGGCGTGTCCCCAGCAGGACGGGGACCCGGCGCTCCCGGAGGCGGGGGACG GTGGAGCCGGGACCCCCCGGAATTCCTCGGCTGCTCCCGGGGATTCCCAGAGCCCCGGCGAGGCCCTGGACG GTTTCCCCCTGAAGCATtccaacaccctgaccaacaggcAGCGAGGCAACGAGGTGTCAGCGCTGCCGGCCACGCTGGACA CGCTGTCCATCCACCAGCTGGCTGCCCAGGGGGAGCTCATCCAGCTGAAGGAGCACCTGAGGAAAG GTGAGAATTTGGTGAACAAACCCGACGAGAGAGGCTTCACCCCCCTGATCTGGGCTGCGGCTTTCGGGGAGATCGAGACCGTGCGGCACCTCCTGGAGTGG ggcgcGGACCCCCACGCGCTGGCCAAGGAGCGGGAGAGCGCGCTGGCCCTGGCCAGCATGGGCGGCTACACCGACATCGTCACCCTGCTGCTGGACAGGGACGTGGACATCAACACCTACGACTGG AACGGGGGCACCCCCCTGCTCTACGCCGTGCGCGGGAACCACGTCAAGTGCGTCGAGGCTCTCCTGG CTTGCGGCGCTGACCTGACCGAGGAGGCGGATTCGGGGTACACCCCCATGGACCTGGCCGTGGCCCTGGGACACAAGAAAG CAGGTGATCGAGAACCACATCCTGAAGCTGTTCCggaacaagaagaagaagaaatgaagCGGCAGCTCCAGACACGGAGAAATCCAGGAATTTCTGCTTTAATGGATCCCGGCCTCCCCACGGCCGCCGCGCACAAAATCCAGGGACgctccttccagccctggctgggctcagctgccccGTGTTTGCTGTCAGAAGTAAAATCTAATTGCAATTAA
- the RFXANK gene encoding DNA-binding protein RFXANK isoform X2, whose amino-acid sequence MGDAACPQQDGDPALPEAGDGFPLKHSNTLTNRQRGNEVSALPATLDTLSIHQLAAQGELIQLKEHLRKGENLVNKPDERGFTPLIWAAAFGEIETVRHLLEWGADPHALAKERESALALASMGGYTDIVTLLLDRDVDINTYDWNGGTPLLYAVRGNHVKCVEALLACGADLTEEADSGYTPMDLAVALGHKKAGDREPHPEAVPEQEEEEMKRQLQTRRNPGISALMDPGLPTAAAHKIQGRSFQPWLGSAAPCLLSEVKSNCN is encoded by the exons ATGGGGGACGCGGCGTGTCCCCAGCAGGACGGGGACCCGGCGCTCCCGGAGGCGGGGGACG GTTTCCCCCTGAAGCATtccaacaccctgaccaacaggcAGCGAGGCAACGAGGTGTCAGCGCTGCCGGCCACGCTGGACA CGCTGTCCATCCACCAGCTGGCTGCCCAGGGGGAGCTCATCCAGCTGAAGGAGCACCTGAGGAAAG GTGAGAATTTGGTGAACAAACCCGACGAGAGAGGCTTCACCCCCCTGATCTGGGCTGCGGCTTTCGGGGAGATCGAGACCGTGCGGCACCTCCTGGAGTGG ggcgcGGACCCCCACGCGCTGGCCAAGGAGCGGGAGAGCGCGCTGGCCCTGGCCAGCATGGGCGGCTACACCGACATCGTCACCCTGCTGCTGGACAGGGACGTGGACATCAACACCTACGACTGG AACGGGGGCACCCCCCTGCTCTACGCCGTGCGCGGGAACCACGTCAAGTGCGTCGAGGCTCTCCTGG CTTGCGGCGCTGACCTGACCGAGGAGGCGGATTCGGGGTACACCCCCATGGACCTGGCCGTGGCCCTGGGACACAAGAAAG CAGGTGATCGAGAACCACATCCTGAAGCTGTTCCggaacaagaagaagaagaaatgaagCGGCAGCTCCAGACACGGAGAAATCCAGGAATTTCTGCTTTAATGGATCCCGGCCTCCCCACGGCCGCCGCGCACAAAATCCAGGGACgctccttccagccctggctgggctcagctgccccGTGTTTGCTGTCAGAAGTAAAATCTAATTGCAATTAA
- the RFXANK gene encoding DNA-binding protein RFXANK isoform 2 (isoform 2 is encoded by transcript variant 2) — protein MGDAACPQQDGDPALPEAGDGGAGTPRNSSAAPGDSQSPGEALDGFPLKHSNTLTNRQRGNEVSALPATLDTLSIHQLAAQGELIQLKEHLRKGENLVNKPDERGFTPLIWAAAFGEIETVRHLLEWGADPHALAKERESALALASMGGYTDIVTLLLDRDVDINTYDWNGGTPLLYAVRGNHVKCVEALLACGADLTEEADSGYTPMDLAVALGHKKVQQVIENHILKLFRNKKKKK, from the exons ATGGGGGACGCGGCGTGTCCCCAGCAGGACGGGGACCCGGCGCTCCCGGAGGCGGGGGACG GTGGAGCCGGGACCCCCCGGAATTCCTCGGCTGCTCCCGGGGATTCCCAGAGCCCCGGCGAGGCCCTGGACG GTTTCCCCCTGAAGCATtccaacaccctgaccaacaggcAGCGAGGCAACGAGGTGTCAGCGCTGCCGGCCACGCTGGACA CGCTGTCCATCCACCAGCTGGCTGCCCAGGGGGAGCTCATCCAGCTGAAGGAGCACCTGAGGAAAG GTGAGAATTTGGTGAACAAACCCGACGAGAGAGGCTTCACCCCCCTGATCTGGGCTGCGGCTTTCGGGGAGATCGAGACCGTGCGGCACCTCCTGGAGTGG ggcgcGGACCCCCACGCGCTGGCCAAGGAGCGGGAGAGCGCGCTGGCCCTGGCCAGCATGGGCGGCTACACCGACATCGTCACCCTGCTGCTGGACAGGGACGTGGACATCAACACCTACGACTGG AACGGGGGCACCCCCCTGCTCTACGCCGTGCGCGGGAACCACGTCAAGTGCGTCGAGGCTCTCCTGG CTTGCGGCGCTGACCTGACCGAGGAGGCGGATTCGGGGTACACCCCCATGGACCTGGCCGTGGCCCTGGGACACAAGAAAG TCCAGCAGGTGATCGAGAACCACATCCTGAAGCTGTTCCggaacaagaagaagaagaaatga
- the BORCS8 gene encoding BLOC-1-related complex subunit 8: MEEAEMQLKVKKVTDKFTESLYVLANEPSVALYRLQEHVRRSLPELAQHKSDMQSWEEQSQGAIYTVEYACSAIKSMADSSVYFRSIDSLLRHSIALRERLGAAQGRSTIAPQSKNPPGTS; the protein is encoded by the exons ATGGAGGAAGCGGAGATGCAGCTGAAGGTGAAGAAAG TGACGGACAAGTTCACGGAGAGCCTGTACGTGCTGGCCAACGAGCCCTCGGTGGCGCTGTACCGGCTGCAGGAGCACGTCCGCCGCTCCCTGCCCGAGCTGGCCCAGCACAAG TCGGAcatgcagagctgggaggagcagagccagggagcCATTTACACCGTGGAGTACGCCTGCAG CGCCATCAAGAGCATGGCAGACAGCAGCGTGTACTTCAGGAGCATTGACAGCCTGCTCCGGCATTCCATCGCCCTCCGGGAGCGGCTCGGCGCCGCCCAGGGCCGCAG cACCATCGCCCCCCAATCCAAGAATCCTCCAGGCACTTCCTGA
- the MEF2B gene encoding myocyte-specific enhancer factor 2B gives MGRKKIQISRILDQRNRQVTFTKRKFGLMKKAYELSVLCDCEIALIIFNSTNRLFQYASSDMDKVLLKYTEYSEPHESRTNSDILETLKRKGLGLESHELELEESPEPPGDRGRRLGEGADLALARARFYSPVPLPEAAYGSSPPAPEAALGSGSSSPQGQGRSPTARAAAPKPPGRSPGPLPPGLGHPLFPAATLGRALATRMSPPLFLGAEGRRGECQGGLASGRSGGSVARPLFPGLQPLSPGSSGLPSHGLAAFPFLSPAPADFGAAELPPPPGFLQPPAWQHPRDVAALGASSRIVPAEEPPAVPGASPQRHQAISIKSERVSPGLGCPPASLATLSEASRAPGDLQPRGDFAKGFFPPCAPGPPPAGQRVPVPARRGTPVDVWQR, from the exons ATGGGCCGGAAAAAGATCCAGATCAGCCGGATTTTGGATCAGCGGAACCggcag GTGACCTTCACCAAGCGGAAATTCGGGCTGATGAAGAAGGCGTACGAGCTGAGCGTGCTGTGCGACTGCGAGATCGCCCTGATCATCTTCAACAGCACCAACCGCCTGTTCCAGTACGCCAGCAGCGACATGGACAAGGTGCTGCTCAAGTACACCGAGTACAGCGAGCCCCACGAGAGCCGCACCAACTCCGACATCCTCGAG ACGCTGAAGCGCaaagggctggggctggagagccacgagctggagctggaggagagccCGGAGCCGCCCggggacaggggcaggaggCTCGGCGAGGGCGCGGATCTGGCGCTGGCACGGGCCAGGTTTTAT AGCCCGGTGCCGCTGCCCGAGGCCGCCTACGGCAGCTCCCCCCCGGCCCCCGAGGCCGccctgggcagcggcagcagctcCCCGCAGGGCCAGGGCCGCTCTCCCACCGCCCGAGCCGCGGCCCCAAAGCCACCGGGACGGTCCCCAGGGCCACTGCCCCCAG gtctCGGCCACCCCCTGTTCCCCGCCGCCACCCTGGGCCGTGCCCTGGCCACCAGGATGTCCCCGCCGCTGTTCCTGGGGGCCGAGGGCCGGCGCGGCGAGTGCCAGGGCGGCCTGGCcagcggccggagcggcggCAGTGTGGCG CGGCCGCTGTTCCCCGGCCTGCAGCCGCTGAGCCCCGGCAGCTCCGGCCTCCCGAGCCACGGCCTGGCCGCCTTCCCCTTCCTCAGCCCGGCGCCCGCGG ATTTTGGGGCTGCCGAgctcccgccgccccccggATTCCTGCAGCCCCCGGCGTGGCAGCACCCCCGGGACGTGGCAGCGCTGGG ggccagcagccgGATCGTGCCCGCGGAGGAGCCGCCCGCTGTCCCCGGCGCGTCCCCGCAGCGCCACCAGGCCATCAGCATCAAGTCGGAGCGGGTGTCAccggggctgggctgtcccCCGGCCAGCCTGGCGACCCTCAGCGAAGCCTCCCGAGCCCCCGGCGACCTCCAGCCCCGCGGCGACTTCGCCAAGGGCTTCTTCCCCCCGTgcgcgccggggccgccgccggccgggcAGCGGGTCCCGGTCCCCGCGCGGCGGGGAACGCCCGTGGACGTTTGGCAGAGATAG